In Acetobacteroides hydrogenigenes, the DNA window CTAGCCGATATAAACAGCGTTAGCTAAGCTTTTTGGGCTGTTAAAAACAAAATTTTTACGAACTCCTAAGGCTATCAACAGCTGTTAATAAAGTTTGGAATTTGCTGTTTGTCAACTACCAATAATGGCTTTTAGCTGTTAATACATTGTTTTTAGCGTTTTAATTGTGATTTTTGCAAAAGGATGTCGTCCAAGTTATCAACACAGCTAACAGGATAACATTTACATCATTCATTTTTTTAAAAAGAAAAGAATAATAATGATTAATAGAGATGATATTTTGAAGAAGGGGTTCGTTGATACACCTGTTGATAGCAGTATCGACTTGGTTGCAGAGATTGCCCGTCTCAAAAAGGAGAAGAACGCCGTGATTTTGGCGCACTACTACCAGACAGGGGATATTCAAGATATAGCCGACTTTGTAGGGGATAGCTTGGCGCTTTCGCAGCAAGCTGCCAAAACAGATGCCGATATTATTGTGTTTGCAGGAGTTCACTTTATGGCCGAAACTGCAAAGATTCTGTCGCCATCGAAGAAGGTGCTCATTCCCGATATGAATGCAGGCTGCTCGCTGGCCGATTCGTGCAAGGCCGAAGATTTTGCCGAGTTCTTGAAGAACTACCCAGACCATACTGTTATTTCGTACGTCAATACTACTGCAGATGTAAAGGCGCTGACCGATATAGTTTGTACCTCGAGCAATGCTGTACAGATAGTGCAAAGCCTTCCGGCCGATGCCAAGATCGTATTTGGGCCCGATCGTAATCTAGGAAGCTATATCAAGAATCTTACTGGAAGAGATATGGTTATTTGGGATGGTGCCTGCCACGTTCACGAGGAGTTTAGCCTCGAGCGTATTCTCGAACTGAAGAAAGAACATCCAAACGCAAAGATTCTTGCGCATCCCGAGTGTAAGAAGCCAATTCTGCTGGTTGCTGATCATGTTGGATCTACCGCTGAGCTGCTTAAGTTTTCAATAACTGATGATGCTCAGGAGTATATTGTTGCAACCGAAACTGGAATCATCCACCAAATGCATAAGTCGAATCCAGATAAGGTGTTTATACCAGCGCCTCCGCTCGATTCTACCTGCGGATGCAACAACTGTAACTTCATGAAGCTTATAACACTTAAGAAGCTGTACAATACTTTGCTTTATGAAATGCCTGAAGTTGTGGTAGATGAAGAGGTAAGCCGAAAAGCGGTAAGGTCGATTAAGGCAATGTTGGATATTTCAGCAAAGTTAGGTTTGTAGGATGAGCGATTCTTTTGACCCAAGAAGGGCGAATACTGTTGACGTAGAAAGGGACGTGGAGGCCGAAATGCGTCCGAGGGAGTTTGAGGACTTCAGCGGGCAGGAAAAGGTGGTCGAAAACCTTAGAATATTCGTTAAAGCTGCCCTGATGCGTGGCGAAGCGCTCGACCATGTGCTTTTGCATGGGCCTCCCGGATTGGGTAAAACAACGCTAGCGCACATTATAAGCCGCGAACTAAATGTAAACCTTAAGATAACATCGGGACCTGTATTGGATAAGCCTGGCGATTTGGCTGGATTGCTAACCAACCTAGAGCAGGGTGATGTGCTTTTTATAGATGAAATCCACCGACTTTCGCCAGTTGTAGAGGAGTACCTCTATTCGGCTATGGAGGATTACACGATTGACATTATGCTGGATAAGGGACCTAGTGCTCGTTCCATTCAGATATCGGTTAATCCTTTTACCCTTATAGGTGCAACTACTCGAAGCGGATTACTAACCAGTCCTTTGCGAGCCCGTTTTGGAATTCAGTGCCACCTGGAGTTTTACGATTCAACCGTACTTCAGCGAATCGTAAAGCGAGCATCGGCAATACTGAATATAGGAATCTCCGATGATGCTGCTTACGAGATTGCGTTCCGAAGTCGTGGAACGCCCCGTATTGCAAATGCGCTGCTTCGCCGTGTTCGCGACTTCGCGCAGGTAAAGGGGACAGGCTTTATTGACGTAGAAATAGCCCGAATTTGCCTCGAAGCCCTCAATATAGACAAGTATGGGCTCGACCATATGGATAATAAAATTTTGACCACTATAATCCATAAATTTAAAGGAGGTCCGGTCGGGCTAAATACAATTGCTACCGCAGTAGGCGAAGATCCGGGAACTGTAGAGGAAGTTTACGAGCCATTCCTCATAAAGGAAGGCTTTATAAAGCGTACTCCACGGGGTAGAGAGGTAACCGAACTTGCCTATAAGCATCTTGGAGTAGATCGCTTTTCTGAACCAGGAAGACTTTTTTAGTGAGTAGTGAATAGTTAATTGTGAGCAGGTGAACTTGTTGGCGAAAAATTTATGGGTGGGGTGAAGTGTGAACCGCAGTGGAATTTTTTCATTTTTCATACTTTCATTTTTTCTGTCTTGTGTCTTGATGCTTAAGTCTAGCATCTATTTCTGTAACAAAAGTCACTTACCTGTAAACATTAGCATAGTAACTTTGTAGTAAAAGAAAAAAGTAAGCTATGGAAGATAAAGTTACCCTTAAATGGCAGGAAGGTATGACCTTCGAAGGTATTGTAAGTGGTCATAAGATTACTATTGATGCCGATGAAAAAGTTGGAGGCAAAAACAGTGGTCCACGTCCTAAAGCATTAATGTTACTTGCTTTAGCTGGTTGTACTGCAATGGATGTTATATCTATTCTTAACAAGATGCGGATGCCTTACGATGATTTCAGCATTGATGTGTTTTCCAATAAGTCGGAAGAGCATCCTGTTGTATATACCGACTTTAAAATACTCTATAAGTTTAAGGGTAAAAATCTTGATTTGGAGAAGATTAAGAAAGCTATAGATCTATCTCAAGAGCGCTATTGTGGAGTATCAGCAATGTATAAAAATATTGGACCTGTAACCTTTGAAATTGTTACAGAAGAGTGATTAAAGGGAGAAGTGAATAGTGAAAAGAATTAAATAAGAAAAGGCTTACAATTTGTAAGCCTTTTCTTATTTAATATCAATTGCTTATAAAGCCGACTTAAACTGTTTTAGGAATCGAACATCGTTTTCGAAGTAAAGACGAAGATCCCTAATTTCGTACTTAAGCATGGCAATGCGCTCCAATCCCATTCCAAAGGCATATCCGCTGTACTTTTTGCTATCGATACCGCATGCTTCCAAAACGTTAGGATCTACCATACCGCAGCCCATAATCTCGAGCCAGCCGGTGTGCTTGCACACGTTGCAGCCTTTTCCACCGCAAATGGTACACGATACATCCATTTCAGCCGATGGCTCGGTGAATGGGAAATAGGATGGGCGTAGGCGAATCTTTACGTTTTCTCCAAAGAGTTCCTTTGCGAAGTAGAGCAGCGTCTGCTTTAGGTCGGCAAACGATACGTTTTCGTCGATGTACAATCCCTCAATTTGATGGAAGATGCAGTGTGCTCGAGCCGAAATTGCTTCGTTGCGGAATACTCTACCAGGGCAAACCACTCTGATTGGTGGTTTTTGCGTTTGCATTGTTCTTACCTGAATGGAGCTGGTGTGCGTACGTAGCAGAATATCAGGATTCTTTTCGATAAAGAAGGTATCCTGCATATCGCGAGCTGGGTGCTCGGGTGGAAAGTTGAGCGCACCAAATACGTGCCAATCATCCTCAATTTCGGGTCCCTCAGCAACAGAGAAGCCTAGTTTCTTGAAAATTGAAATCATTTCGTTCTTAACCAACGAAATAGGGTGGCGTGTACCAATTTCATTCTGGGTTCCAGGACGGGTAATATCTACCTTTTCGCCTTCCTCATCCTTGTTTTCAAGAACCTCCTTAATTGAGCTGATCTTATCTTGTACTGCGTCCTTAAGAACGTTGATCTTTTGCCCTATCTCCTTTTTTTGTTCAACAGGAACATTCTTAAATTCAGCAAATAGCTGGGTAATGGATCCTTTTTTACCAAGTAGCTTAATTCTGAATTCCTCTACCTGCTGTAGATTATCTGCCTTAAAGGCTTCAACTTCGTTTAATAGTTGCTGAATTGTCTCGAGCATGATGCTATCTGATTACTTTAACGTTCAAAATAAAGATATCCTTTAGCGGACGGTCTTTAGGGTTAGTTGGTGTGGCGGCAATTTTATCTACTACCTCCATACCTTCAATTACTTCGCCAAAGATAGTGTATGAACCATCTAAATGAGGCGATCCTCCAATATTTTTGTAAACTTCTCGCCTTTCTTCAGAAATTTTAAATGGGGGAGTGCTGTTAACCTCGGCTTCAACCTTTAGGTTAATCATATTCTTAAATTCCTCTGGGCTAAGATTATTATTTTCAGATTTGGCTTTTTCTGCTTCAAATATTCTTTGGATGGTATTGAGTCTAAGTCTGTCGTTAACTTTTTTTTCTACAGCATTGAGCTCCGTATCCGTAAATTTTTTTCCTTGAACGATGTAAAATTGTGATCCAGAAGATTTACGTTCTGGATTTTCCTTATCTCCTTCTCGGGCAGCAGCTAAAACACCTCTTTTATGGAAGTGTGTGGCTACAATTTCGGCAGGAATATCGTATCCTGGACCTCCTTCGCCATAGGTAGAATCGGGCTTAGGATTTCGCGAATCGGGATCTCCACTTTGGATCATAAAATTTTTGATGACCCTATGGAATATTATTCCTTTAAAATATTTTGACTTCGAAAGTTTTATGAAGTTATCTCGATGAAGAGGGGTGTCGTTGTAAAGCTTCAGCTTAATGGTGCCTTCGCTCGTTTTAAGTATTACGATTGGCTCTTTTTTAGCTATGGCACTTGCACTTACAGCTACAAATAATGTAGTTAAAAAAGCTAATTTTTTTAGTTTCATGCGCTGGAAAAACTTTAAAGATTAATTTTAGCACAATATGCAAAGATATTGGCAAAGAATGAAGAGAGGACTCATTGTATTACTTCTTCTTTTTAGTTTTAATTTTTCTTTCTCGCAAAAGGTTGGACTTGTCCTTAGTGGAGGCGGTGCAAAAGGTCTTTCGCACATTGGTGTAATAAAAGCCTTAGAGGAGAACAACATTCCTATTGACTATATTTCGGGTACATCGATGGGTGCGCTCATAGGGAGTATGTACGCAATAGGTATGTCTCCCGATGAGATGGTTAGAATGGTTACCTCGCCTGAATTTTTACTTTGGTCAACTGGGCAAATCGAAGATGACTATCTGTATCTCTTTAAGAAGTTAGATCCTGGTGCTGCCATGTTTTCCTTCAAGTTTAGTTTGAAAGATTCGCTGAGTATTCCAAAGTTGCCTACCAATTTGATTCCTGCTCACCAGATGGATTTGGCTTTACTTGAGTATTTGGC includes these proteins:
- the nadA gene encoding quinolinate synthase NadA, which translates into the protein MINRDDILKKGFVDTPVDSSIDLVAEIARLKKEKNAVILAHYYQTGDIQDIADFVGDSLALSQQAAKTDADIIVFAGVHFMAETAKILSPSKKVLIPDMNAGCSLADSCKAEDFAEFLKNYPDHTVISYVNTTADVKALTDIVCTSSNAVQIVQSLPADAKIVFGPDRNLGSYIKNLTGRDMVIWDGACHVHEEFSLERILELKKEHPNAKILAHPECKKPILLVADHVGSTAELLKFSITDDAQEYIVATETGIIHQMHKSNPDKVFIPAPPLDSTCGCNNCNFMKLITLKKLYNTLLYEMPEVVVDEEVSRKAVRSIKAMLDISAKLGL
- the ruvB gene encoding Holliday junction branch migration DNA helicase RuvB, whose amino-acid sequence is MSDSFDPRRANTVDVERDVEAEMRPREFEDFSGQEKVVENLRIFVKAALMRGEALDHVLLHGPPGLGKTTLAHIISRELNVNLKITSGPVLDKPGDLAGLLTNLEQGDVLFIDEIHRLSPVVEEYLYSAMEDYTIDIMLDKGPSARSIQISVNPFTLIGATTRSGLLTSPLRARFGIQCHLEFYDSTVLQRIVKRASAILNIGISDDAAYEIAFRSRGTPRIANALLRRVRDFAQVKGTGFIDVEIARICLEALNIDKYGLDHMDNKILTTIIHKFKGGPVGLNTIATAVGEDPGTVEEVYEPFLIKEGFIKRTPRGREVTELAYKHLGVDRFSEPGRLF
- a CDS encoding OsmC family protein encodes the protein MEDKVTLKWQEGMTFEGIVSGHKITIDADEKVGGKNSGPRPKALMLLALAGCTAMDVISILNKMRMPYDDFSIDVFSNKSEEHPVVYTDFKILYKFKGKNLDLEKIKKAIDLSQERYCGVSAMYKNIGPVTFEIVTEE
- a CDS encoding phenylalanine--tRNA ligase subunit alpha, yielding MLETIQQLLNEVEAFKADNLQQVEEFRIKLLGKKGSITQLFAEFKNVPVEQKKEIGQKINVLKDAVQDKISSIKEVLENKDEEGEKVDITRPGTQNEIGTRHPISLVKNEMISIFKKLGFSVAEGPEIEDDWHVFGALNFPPEHPARDMQDTFFIEKNPDILLRTHTSSIQVRTMQTQKPPIRVVCPGRVFRNEAISARAHCIFHQIEGLYIDENVSFADLKQTLLYFAKELFGENVKIRLRPSYFPFTEPSAEMDVSCTICGGKGCNVCKHTGWLEIMGCGMVDPNVLEACGIDSKKYSGYAFGMGLERIAMLKYEIRDLRLYFENDVRFLKQFKSAL
- a CDS encoding peptidylprolyl isomerase, encoding MKLKKLAFLTTLFVAVSASAIAKKEPIVILKTSEGTIKLKLYNDTPLHRDNFIKLSKSKYFKGIIFHRVIKNFMIQSGDPDSRNPKPDSTYGEGGPGYDIPAEIVATHFHKRGVLAAAREGDKENPERKSSGSQFYIVQGKKFTDTELNAVEKKVNDRLRLNTIQRIFEAEKAKSENNNLSPEEFKNMINLKVEAEVNSTPPFKISEERREVYKNIGGSPHLDGSYTIFGEVIEGMEVVDKIAATPTNPKDRPLKDIFILNVKVIR